In Terriglobales bacterium, one DNA window encodes the following:
- a CDS encoding cistern family PEP-CTERM protein yields the protein MNKVLKMVLVCMALMLCTTFASADVFTAGSGPYTVNFIACSPCDPLTVVNGITAQVTFSNFVFTYDGVNDKTNLTFSMSIYNNSTFDSRVATVGFNTTPTIMSTGNTVTGVYDTVDVSGNFPYGIGTVEFCFSDVNCAGGASGGVTKGNTGTAAASLFFAGDISSVAFDNIYLKYQSVNIPGVMTDGSLGGVPGDGPPPPRLPEPAGLALLGAGMTGLAWRLRHKN from the coding sequence ATGAATAAGGTCCTGAAGATGGTTCTGGTCTGCATGGCACTGATGCTGTGCACCACCTTCGCATCTGCTGATGTATTCACCGCTGGCAGTGGACCCTATACAGTCAACTTCATCGCGTGCTCACCATGCGACCCGCTGACCGTAGTCAATGGCATCACTGCCCAGGTTACGTTCTCCAACTTCGTCTTCACATACGACGGCGTCAATGACAAAACGAATTTGACGTTCAGTATGAGCATCTACAACAACTCCACGTTCGATTCCCGTGTAGCAACGGTTGGGTTCAACACGACTCCTACCATAATGAGCACGGGCAATACGGTTACTGGAGTTTATGACACTGTGGACGTGAGTGGAAACTTCCCGTACGGAATCGGCACAGTGGAATTCTGCTTCAGCGACGTGAACTGCGCTGGCGGCGCGAGTGGTGGTGTAACCAAGGGCAATACCGGAACCGCTGCCGCTTCTCTCTTCTTTGCCGGAGACATCAGTTCCGTTGCGTTCGACAACATTTATCTGAAATATCAGAGTGTCAACATCCCGGGCGTAATGACCGACGGCTCGCTTGGTGGCGTCCCTGGAGATGGCCCGCCTCCGCCACGTCTACCCGAACCTGCTGGCCTCGCGCTGCTGGGCGCTGGCATGACTGGATTGGCTTGGCGCCTTCGCCACAAAAACTAA
- the fumC gene encoding class II fumarate hydratase, which yields MATTAEQVRTRTESDSMGTIEVPTNVYWGAQTQRSLHHFNIGRDTMPPELIRAFAILKKAAALVNQDLGKLPADKAKLVVQAADEVISGKLNDQFPLRIWQTGSGTQTNMNVNEVISNRAIEISGGQMGSKKPIHPNDHVNMSQSSNDTFPTAMHIAAAERVKNTLIPAVKVVRDAIAAKAKEFDGIVKIGRTHLQDAVPLTIGQEFGGWAAMLDRDIKRLEQVLEGLYDLAIGGTAVGTGLNTHPEFAERAAKKISELTGLPFRSHPNKFAALAAHDEIIFAQGALETLAASLMKISNDIRWLASGPRCGLGELVIPENEPGSSIMPGKVNPTQCEAMTMVAVQVHGATAAVGFAGSQGNFELNVFKPVMIYNFLHSVTLISDACHGFVEFMVQGIEVDRKKVDYYVKNSLMLVTALAPKVGYDKAAKIAHTAHVDHSSLREAALKLGYLTGEEFDATVKPETMTHP from the coding sequence ATGGCCACCACCGCCGAACAAGTCCGCACTCGTACCGAATCTGACAGCATGGGCACCATTGAGGTCCCCACCAATGTGTATTGGGGCGCCCAGACCCAGCGTTCGCTGCACCACTTCAACATCGGCCGCGACACCATGCCGCCCGAACTCATCCGCGCATTCGCGATTCTGAAAAAAGCCGCCGCGCTCGTAAACCAGGACCTCGGCAAGCTTCCGGCAGACAAAGCCAAACTCGTCGTCCAGGCCGCCGACGAAGTCATCTCCGGCAAGCTCAACGATCAGTTCCCTCTTCGCATCTGGCAAACCGGCAGCGGCACGCAGACCAACATGAACGTGAACGAAGTCATTTCCAACCGCGCCATCGAAATCTCCGGCGGCCAAATGGGCTCGAAGAAACCGATTCATCCCAACGACCACGTCAACATGTCGCAGTCTTCGAATGACACCTTCCCGACAGCCATGCACATCGCCGCCGCCGAACGTGTGAAGAACACACTCATTCCAGCCGTCAAAGTCGTTCGTGATGCTATCGCGGCGAAGGCAAAAGAGTTCGACGGGATCGTCAAAATTGGTCGTACCCACCTTCAGGACGCAGTGCCGCTCACCATCGGTCAGGAGTTCGGCGGATGGGCCGCCATGCTCGACCGTGATATCAAGCGACTGGAACAGGTTTTGGAAGGTCTCTATGACCTTGCGATCGGCGGAACCGCTGTCGGCACAGGCCTGAACACGCACCCTGAGTTCGCCGAGCGTGCCGCGAAAAAGATCTCTGAACTCACCGGACTTCCCTTCCGCTCGCACCCGAACAAGTTTGCCGCCCTCGCCGCCCACGACGAAATCATCTTCGCTCAAGGCGCACTGGAAACGCTCGCAGCCTCGCTGATGAAAATTTCCAACGATATCCGCTGGTTGGCTTCTGGCCCGCGTTGCGGATTGGGCGAACTCGTCATTCCAGAAAATGAACCCGGATCGTCGATCATGCCCGGCAAGGTCAATCCAACCCAGTGTGAAGCCATGACGATGGTTGCCGTTCAGGTTCACGGCGCAACGGCCGCGGTCGGCTTCGCCGGTTCGCAAGGGAACTTCGAACTCAACGTCTTCAAGCCCGTCATGATTTACAACTTCCTGCACTCCGTGACCCTCATCTCCGACGCCTGTCACGGCTTCGTCGAGTTCATGGTGCAAGGCATCGAAGTGGACCGGAAGAAGGTGGACTACTACGTGAAGAACTCGCTGATGCTCGTCACCGCTTTAGCCCCAAAGGTCGGTTACGACAAGGCAGCCAAGATTGCTCATACCGCACACGTCGACCACAGCAGCCTGCGTGAAGCCGCGCTGAAACTCGGCTATCTCACTGGCGAGGAGTTCGACGCCACCGTGAAACCGGAGACGATGACACATCCGTAA
- a CDS encoding GAF domain-containing protein — translation MFGLNGLEKLADVKKCVPGRISVEIARMFGVQSTDVGLLWVEEDKLIFLYPVELQSAGSIPLTSSAIAAQSARGRRPLYFNNFPQVPHHTSFERIVLNNSRPLSEMPDPIQKIMSVPIVASDGVLLGVIQVCRKGMTPAMAGPDFTENDLQRLIEASRLIATLQPELDAAKSAEYPMLHFRNNWSNGPRKASA, via the coding sequence ATGTTTGGGCTCAATGGACTCGAGAAGCTGGCAGACGTGAAGAAGTGTGTGCCAGGCAGAATCAGCGTCGAAATCGCGAGAATGTTCGGCGTACAAAGCACTGACGTCGGCCTGTTGTGGGTCGAAGAAGACAAATTGATTTTTCTGTATCCGGTAGAGTTACAGAGTGCCGGATCGATACCGCTCACGAGTTCGGCGATCGCTGCCCAAAGCGCACGCGGGCGACGACCGTTGTACTTCAATAACTTTCCGCAAGTTCCTCACCACACCTCGTTTGAGCGGATCGTGTTGAACAACTCGCGGCCGCTTTCCGAGATGCCGGACCCGATTCAGAAAATCATGTCGGTGCCAATCGTTGCGTCAGACGGCGTGCTACTTGGTGTCATCCAGGTTTGCCGGAAGGGCATGACGCCGGCGATGGCGGGACCGGATTTCACTGAAAACGATCTGCAGAGGCTCATCGAGGCGTCGCGTCTGATCGCCACGCTACAGCCAGAACTCGATGCTGCAAAGAGTGCTGAATATCCAATGCTTCATTTTCGCAATAACTGGAGCAACGGTCCGAGAAAAGCCAGCGCATAA
- a CDS encoding SOS response-associated peptidase, which translates to MCGRYRLGRGREAFKKYFGADREGYDWSPRFNIAPTQQVPVIRQDAKEPLRLLSDMRWGLIPFWAKDPSIGAKMINARSEDAAAKPAFKESLSERRCLIPADRFYEWQKQPKSKQPYCFQLADEAVFALAGIWDHWRTPQGSMLETCSILTTSPNTLTQDVHDRMPVILPPEHYDLWLDPGFHDVASITELLKPYDPQLMKKFPVSTRVNAVANDDPECSAPAHSAQAALGF; encoded by the coding sequence ATGTGCGGAAGATATCGTCTTGGCCGTGGGCGCGAGGCCTTCAAGAAGTATTTCGGTGCGGACCGCGAGGGATACGACTGGTCTCCGCGATTCAACATTGCACCCACGCAGCAGGTACCTGTGATCCGGCAGGATGCGAAAGAACCGCTTCGGCTTCTCTCCGATATGCGATGGGGGCTGATTCCCTTCTGGGCTAAGGATCCGTCCATCGGCGCGAAAATGATCAACGCTCGCTCAGAGGATGCTGCCGCGAAGCCGGCCTTCAAAGAATCATTGTCAGAACGCCGGTGCTTGATTCCCGCCGATCGCTTCTATGAATGGCAGAAACAACCGAAAAGCAAACAGCCATACTGTTTCCAACTCGCGGACGAAGCGGTTTTCGCCTTAGCCGGCATCTGGGATCATTGGAGGACTCCCCAAGGCTCGATGTTGGAGACATGTTCTATCCTGACAACTTCTCCAAACACGTTAACCCAAGACGTTCATGATCGAATGCCGGTGATTCTCCCGCCCGAGCACTACGATCTGTGGCTCGATCCCGGGTTCCACGACGTCGCTTCCATCACCGAATTGCTCAAGCCCTATGATCCCCAGCTCATGAAGAAGTTTCCGGTCAGCACGCGCGTAAATGCCGTCGCAAATGACGACCCGGAATGCTCTGCGCCGGCTCACTCTGCCCAGGCTGCGCTCGGATTCTAG